A stretch of the Lactuca sativa cultivar Salinas chromosome 9, Lsat_Salinas_v11, whole genome shotgun sequence genome encodes the following:
- the LOC111884529 gene encoding psbP domain-containing protein 7, chloroplastic: MNKTTVGTMSIHQNFLHRTYMNQQNPGDRKVEFQETAIPSNKLPAEQFLPLATAFRRRLLTGIGSASLVAVGANFAGTTSFLLGLSPEAARNLKLDVLYPIKGYSRCIKSEEGFEFIYPANWVGDQTLLYRAAGKAELERSLDLPPVNRRRNVNEPIVAFGPPGSSGELNVSVVVSPVALDFSIEAFGGPEEVGEAIVRKITGSGRRPEIKGRLIKTDLREDEVKKVKYYVLEFAVESPSFSRHNVAVCCAREGRLFTLNAQTPESAWPMLKQDFYKIADSFSLTSL; this comes from the exons ATGAACAAAACAACTGTCGGAACAATGTCCATTCATCAGAACTTCCTCCACCGGACTTATATGAACCAACAAAATCCCGGTGACCGGAAAGTTGAGTTCCAGGAGACTGCAATCCCGTCCAACAAATTACCGGCGGAACAATTCTTGCCATTAGCAACGGCATTCAGACGGCGGCTTCTAACTGGGATCGGATCAGCTTCTCTAGTTGCCGTCGGTGCCAACTTCGCCGGTACAACTAGTTTCCTTCTTGGTTTGTCGCCGGAGGCTGCCCGGAATCTCAAACTTGATGTGCTTTATCCCATCAAAGGTTACAGCCGCTGCATCAAATCTGAAGAAGGATTTG AATTTATATACCCAGCAAATTGGGTTGGAGACCAGACGTTGTTGTACAGAGCAGCTGGTAAGGCGGAGCTGGAAAGATCACTTGATTTGCCGCCGGTGAACCGCCGGAGAAATGTAAACGAACCGATTGTGGCCTTCGGTCCACCAGGGTCAAGCGGCGAGCTCAACGTCAGTGTGGTCGTCTCCCCTGTTGCTCTTGATTTCTC AATTGAAGCATTTGGAGGTCCGGAGGAGGTAGGAGAAGCAATCGTCAGAAAGATTACAGGATCTGGCCGGAGGCCGGAGATTAAAGGAAGACTCATAAAAACAGATCTTAGAGAAGATGAAGTGAAGAAAGTGAAGTATTATGTGTTAGAATTTGCGGTTGAAAGTCCGTCGTTTAGCCGGCATAATGTGGCGGTTTGTTGTGCTCGTGAGGGACGTTTGTTCACTCTGAATGCGCAAACACCGGAATCGGCATGGCCTATGCTTAAACAGGATTTTTATAAGATTGCTGATTCTTTTAGCCTAACTTCTCTATGA